GTGCTCGGCGATCTCCCGCGCCGCCTCGGCGTCGTGGCGGGAGATCGCCCCGAGCAGCTCGTCGTGCTGGCTGATGACCTCGTCCCAGCGCCCCGGCCAGTCGAGCGTCGTCGTGGGGTAGCGCCGCAGGTGCACGTGCAGCCGCTCGAGCAGGTCGATCAGCGTCGGGCTGTGGCTCGCCTCCCACAGGGCGGAGTGGAACGCCCGGTTCGCGACGGCGCGCTCCTCGGCGCCCTCGAGGCCCCGCATCGCGTCCTGCCGCGCGCGCAGCCGGGCGAGATCCAGATCCGTCGCGTGCTTCGCCGCGGCGCGCGCCGCCGATCCCTCGAGCGTGATGCGCACGTCGTAGATGTCGAGGATCTCCTCAGGCGACGTCGCGCGCACGACCGCGCCGCGCGGCCCGCGCTCGACGAGCCGCTCGATCTCCAGGCGGTGCAGCGCCTCGCGCACGGGGGTGCGGCTCGTGCCGAAGTCGGCCGCCAGGGCGTTCTCCGACAGGATGCGCCCGCCCTCCAGGCGACCGGCGATGATCGCGTCGCGGATGCGCTCGTACACGCTCGTCGCCACGCGACCACCTCCGTCTCGATCGTATCCGTGCGGCGCGGCCGCCCCGCACCGCCCCCGTCAGGCCACGGCGTTCCCTCGCCGCACCCCGTCAGGCCGCGGCGCCCGTGCGACGGCCGAACACCATTCCCGCCGCCAGTCCGGATCCGCCGGGGTAGTTGCCGCTGAAAAGGCCGCCGAGCATCTCGCCGCATGCGAACAGCCCCGGGATGGGCGTGCCGTCCGCGCCGAGCACGCGCCCGTCGAGGTCGCCCTTCACGCCGCCGAACGTGAACGTGATGCCGCACGTCACGGGGAAGGCGTAGAACGGCGGCGTCTCGATCGGCGAGGCCCAGTTCGACTTCGGCGGCGCGGTGTGCGCCGCGCGGCCGTCCTTGACCGTCGGGTCGTAGGGCGCGTCGCGGTCGATGCTCGCGTTGAAGCCCTCGACCGTGGCGACGAACCCGTCGCGCGCGATGCCGGCCGCGTCCGCGAGCTCCTCCAGCGTGTCGGCCGTGTGCACGCCGATCCCCGGCATGTCGTACTCCTCGGTGCGCAAGGCGGGCCGCAGGGCGGCGTCGAACACCTGCCACGCGACCGAGCCGGGCTGGGCGAGGATCTCGCGGCCGTACTTGGCGTAGGTGTAGTTGCGGAAGTCGGCGCCCTCGTCCAGGAAGCGCTCGCCGTGGCGGTTGACGATGATCCCGAGCGGGTAGCTCTGGCGCGTCAGGCGGTTGGTGAGCTCACGGTTGGACTCGTTGTGCTCGGCGCCGGCGTCCCACTGCACGCTGTGACAGGTCGACCAGTCGCCGCCGCGCTGGGCGCCGATCTCGAGCGCCGCCAGCAGCATGTCGCCCGTGTTGTACGGCGTGCCGCGCACCTTGGCGTTGGCCCAGCCCGGCCCGAGGTGCTGCTCGCGCAGCTCGGGGCTCGACTCGAAGCCGCCCGCCGCGAGGACCACGCTCTCGGCCCGCACCTCGTGCGTGTCGCCGTCGGTTTCGTACCGGACCCCGGTGACCGCGCCGTCCTCGACGATCAGCGACCTCGCGCGCGCGCCGTAGCGCACCTCGGTGCCCATCCGCTCGGCCACCGCCGTGTGGTCGTCGATCAGGCCCACGCCGCCGCCGACGTTGCCCACGTGCAGGCCGCCCCAGAAGAGGTAGGTGCCGTCCGGGCGGGCGTACGCCTGGCGCTCGTACATCAGGCGGTACTTGAGCCCGAGACCGTGCAGCCAGCGCACGGCCTCCGCGGCCTCGTCCACCAGCACGCGCGCCATGTCCGGGTCGGTGCGACCGTCCGTCACCTTGACGAGATCCGCCAGGTACTCGTCCGAGGAGTACGGCGGCACGATCGTCGCACCGTGCCGCTCATCCGGCTCGACGATGTCGCGCAGGTCGTCGAGCCCGCCGTGCGGGATGCGGGTGGCGCCGGCCGTGTAGTAGCTGTTGCCGCCCGCCATGTCGTGCGTGCCGCGCTCGAGCAGCAGAACGCGCCGCCCGCGCTCGGCCGCCGCATGGGCCGCCGAGAATCCCGCGTTGCCGCCGCCCACGACGATGACGTCGTATCGCTCGGGTGAAGTGGATTGCACTGATTCCTCCTGGTCAGTCGGGTCTCGCGTCAGCGCGTCGAGTCGGTCGGGGTGGTCTGGGCGGCCTCCGCGTCGGACGCGCCCGCAGCGCGCAGGGCGCGACGGCGACGACGTCCGAGCTGGGCGCCGATGAGCGGCGGCACGATCAGCAGCAGAGCAGCGACGATCCAGAGCCCGATGGTCAGCGGGCTCGAGACGAGGATCGCGGGGTCGCCCTCCGAGAGCGTCATCGCCCGGCGCAGCTGCGCCTCCATGAGGGGGCCGAGGATCAGGCCGACCACGGCGGGCGCTGCGGGGATGTCGGCGAGGCGCATCAGCATCCCGAGCGCGCCCAGCACCGCGAGGATCACGATGTCGGTCGGGGAGCCGCCCGCCGCGAATGCGCCGAGCGCGGCGAACACCGTCACGGCCGCGTAGATCGACCAGCTGGGCAGCATCAGCAGCCGCGCCCACACCTTCACGAGCGGCAGGTTGAGCACGAGCAGCATCACGTTGCCGATGAACAGCGACGCGATGAGCGCCCACACGAGGTCGCCGGACTCGGCGAACAGGGTGGGCCCGGGCTGCAGGCCGTACGACTGGAACGCGGTGAGGATGATCGCCGCGGTGGCCGAGGTCGGCAGGCCGATCGTCAGCAGCGGCACGAGCACGCCCGCGGCCGCGGCGTTGTTCGCCGACTCGGGGCCCGCCACGCCCTCGATCGCGCCGCGGCCGAACTCGCCGCGGTGCTTCGAGAGCCGCTTCTCGGCCGCGTACGACAGGAAGGTCGGGATCTCGGCGCCGCCCGCGGGCAGCGCGCCGATCGGGAAGCCGAGCGCCGTGCCGCGCAGCCACGCGGGCCAGGACCGGCGGAACTCCTCGCGCGACAGCGCCGTGCGGCCCTTCACCGGGGTCACGGTGCTGCGGCCCGTGCCCGAGAGCACGTGCGAGAGCGTCTCCGCGATCGCGAACAGTCCCACGACGACGAGCACGACGTCGAGGCCGTCGAGCAGCCGGTCGCTGCCGAACGTCAGGCGCGGCTGGCCCGACTGCACGTCGATGCCGATCAGGCCGATCGTCAGGCCGATCACGAGGCTCGCGGCGCCCTTGAGCAGGTTCGGTCCCAGCAGCGCGGCGACCGAGATGAAGGCGATCGCCATGAGCGCGACGTACTCGGGCGGGCCGAGCGTGATCGCGAACTCGGCCATCACGGGGGCGAGCAGCGTCAGCCCGACGGTCGCCACGATGCCGGCGACGAACGAGCCGATCGCGGCCGTCGCGAGCGCCGCGGCCGCGCGGCCGGCGCGCGCCATCTTGTTCCCCTCGATCGCCGAGACGATCGATGCGGACTCGCCGGGGGTGTTGAGCAGGATGGACGTGGTCGATCCGCCGTACATGCCGCCCGAGTAGATGCCGGCGAACAGGATCAGCGCGGCGGACGGCTCGAGACGGAACGTGATCGGCAGCAGCAGGGCGACGGTGAGCGCCGGCCCGATGCCGGGCAGGACGCCGACGGCCGTGCCGATCGTGACGCCCAGCAGCGCCCAGAGCAGGTTCGCGGGGGTGATCGCGGCGGCGAACCCCTGCATGAGCAGGTCGAACGTGTCCATTGTCAGAACCCCCAGGGGCCGGCCGGGAGGGTCAGCCCGATCAGCCGGTCGAAGATGAGCACCACGGATCCCGCGATCAGCACGCCCGTGATGGGCAGGTGCCAGCCGCGCGGGGCGCCGAGCAGCAGAGCGCTCGCGACATACAGCCCGGCGCCGCTGACGAAGAAGCCGGCGAACGGCAGGATCAGCGCGAACAGGATGAGCGCCAGCAGGACGAGCGCGGCGCGCAGCAGGGCACCGCGGCCGAGCACGGTGCCGCGCTCGATTCCGCTGCGACCGGTGCGCAGCAGCACCGTGCCGAAGCGCGCGTTCGCGATGACGAGGCCCGCGCCGAGGACGCCGAGCAGGGCGCCGATCACGAGCGGGAACGCCGCGGGGCCGAGCGGATCCGACGAGGCGGGGAGGCGCAGCGCGTCGACGACGACGAGCACGGCCGCGATCACCATGATCGCGCCGATGATCAGCGACGCCACGCCCGAGACCACGGCGGGATACGCGCCCGCCGAGACGGGCGGCGGATCCTTCTCGATCGCGGCGAGGTTGGTGGTGGTGAGGCCGGGCAGGTCACGCCCTCGCGTGCGGCGCGGTTCGGTCGATTCGCTCATGTCACTTCACCAGTCCGATCTGCTCGAGGATCTGCGCGGTGGTCTCCTGGTCCTTCTGCAGGAACTCGGTCAGCTCGGGGCCGGTGAGGTAGGCGTCCTCCCACCCGCGATCGGACAGGATCTCCTGCCACGCCGCCGACCCGTGCATCTCGTCGAGCATCGCGATGAGCGCCTCGCGCTCGCTCTCGCTCAGCCCCTTGGGCGCCGCGATGCCGCGCCAGTTCTGCAGCTCGATGTCGAGGCCGGACTCACGCAGCGTGGGCACGTCGGGGAGGTTGTCGACGCGCTCGGGGCTCGAGACCGCGAGGGCGCGCATCGAGCCGTCCTCGATGTACGGCAGCAGCTCGGAGATGCCCGACATGCCGGCCGTCGAGCGGCCGGACAGCATGGTGGTGAGCGCCTCGCCGCCGCCGGAGTGCGCGACGTAGGAGGCCTCGCGCGGATCCGCACCCACGGCCTCCGCGACCAGCCCGGTGAGCACCTGCTCGACGCCGCCCGCGGATCCGCCGGCGATCGACACGGATCCGACGTCCTCCGCCATGGCGTCCGCGAGATCCTCCATCGTCCGGATCTCGGAGTCCGCGGGCACGGCGATCACGAGGTACTCGGTCGTGAGGCGCGCGAGCATGTCGACGTCGTCGAGCGTCGCCTCGGAGCCGTTGGTCAGGATGGCGCCGACCATGATCGCGCCCGTGACCATGAGCTCGTTCGCCTCGCCGGTGTGGCGCACGAACTGCGGCAGGCCGATCGTGCCGCCGGCGCCGCCGACGTTGTAGACCTCGGTGCGGCCGACGATGTCGCCCAGCGCGGTCTGCACGGCGCGGGAGGTCTGGTCCCAGCCGCCGCCGGGGTCGGCGGGCGCCATGATGCGCAGCTGCCGGCCGCCGAGCGCGTCCTCGAGTGCGCTGGCGCTCTGGGAGCGCTGCGTGATGCCGGTGAGCGCGAGCGCGGCGATCATCGCGACCGCGGCGAGGGCGCCGACGATGAGCCGCCAGCGGGACCCGCGGCGGGGAGGTGCCTGATCTTGGGTGGGCAGCATCGCCCTCTCCTCTCGACGTCGTTGTCGCTACCTGTATACAGGTGTACACCAATGGACGCAAGAAGGGCCGCAGCGCCTCAGATCACGGTCGTGGTCAGCCCGCGCCGCTCACTCGAGCCACTCGGTGATGAACCGGTCGCTCGCGTGGATGTGCGTCGCGATGTACTCGCCGCGGTCGAGCACCTCGAAGCGGTGCGCGACGAGCGCGGGCACGACGAGCACCTGGTTCGCCGATCCGACGACGTGCTCGTCGCCGACCGTGAACAGGGCGCTTCCCGCGTGGATGAGGAACGTCTCGCCGTACGGATGTCGGTGCAGCCGAGGGCCGGTGCCGGGACGCGCCCCCTGCTCGCGGAAGAAGCTCACGGGCGAGCCGTGCAGATACCCCTCGAAGTCCGCATCGGGCGCGAGGTCGATCGGTGTGACGGACATGCGGCCCAGTGTGCCGCAGCCCGCCGCGCGGCGTCAGGCGGTCGCGGCGGGTGCGGATGCGTCAGGTGCGGATGACGACGTTCACCGGCTCCTCGCCGCGCGCCATGCGCTCGGCCTGCGCCGCGATGAGCCGCGCCACGCGTGGGCGCATGGCTCCGGAGCGGCCGCCGACGTGCGGCGCGATCAGCACGCCGGGAAGCGACCACAGCGGGTGTCCCTCCGGCAGCGGCTCCGGATCGAACACGTCGCTCGCGACGCGGATCCGGCCGCGCGAGACGTGGTCGACGAGGGCGTCGGTGTCGACGATCGGACCGCGGCCGACGTTCACCACGAGCGCGCCGTCCGGCAGCGCCGCGAGCGCGGCGTCGTCCACCAGGTGCCGCGTCTCCGATCCGCCGGGCAGCGCGATCAGCAGGACGTCGGCCGTCGGAAGCAGGTCGGGGAGCTCGTCGATCGCGCGGACGTCGATGCCGTCCTCCCGGCGCGCGCTGCTCGCGACCGGCACGAGGTCCACCTCGAACGGCAGGAGGCGGTCGGCGATGGCCTTGCCCACACCGCCGAAGCCCAGCAGCACGACACGCTTGTCGGCGAGACCCGTGGCCTCGAACGACTCCCAGACCCCGCCGTCCTGATTGCGGACCATGCGCGGCAGCTCGCGCTGCGCCGCCAGGGTCAGGGTGAGGGCGAGCTCGGCGGTCGCCGTCTCGTGCACGGAGGCGGCGTTGGCGAACACCGTGCCGGCGGGAAGGGCGTCCTGCACGCCGTCGTAGCCGATCGACTGGCCCTGCACGAGCCGGTGCCGGACGGTCGTCAGCGCCCGCAGCGCGTCTCCGTTGCCCATGTACGGCGGCACGACGATGTCGATCCGCTCGCGCGGCGCGGCCTCGCGCGCGCCGTCCCACTCGATGACCTCGATCGCGAGGGAGGGGTCGATCAGCGCGCGCACATCGTCCGCGAGTTCGGCGTTCGGGATGGACAGGACGACGGTGTCAGGCGAGTCGCTCACCCCTCGACC
The Microbacterium sp. JZ31 genome window above contains:
- a CDS encoding GntR family transcriptional regulator encodes the protein MATSVYERIRDAIIAGRLEGGRILSENALAADFGTSRTPVREALHRLEIERLVERGPRGAVVRATSPEEILDIYDVRITLEGSAARAAAKHATDLDLARLRARQDAMRGLEGAEERAVANRAFHSALWEASHSPTLIDLLERLHVHLRRYPTTTLDWPGRWDEVISQHDELLGAISRHDAEAAREIAEHHMTGAREVRLRMYADGSHPHP
- the tcuA gene encoding FAD-dependent tricarballylate dehydrogenase TcuA; its protein translation is MQSTSPERYDVIVVGGGNAGFSAAHAAAERGRRVLLLERGTHDMAGGNSYYTAGATRIPHGGLDDLRDIVEPDERHGATIVPPYSSDEYLADLVKVTDGRTDPDMARVLVDEAAEAVRWLHGLGLKYRLMYERQAYARPDGTYLFWGGLHVGNVGGGVGLIDDHTAVAERMGTEVRYGARARSLIVEDGAVTGVRYETDGDTHEVRAESVVLAAGGFESSPELREQHLGPGWANAKVRGTPYNTGDMLLAALEIGAQRGGDWSTCHSVQWDAGAEHNESNRELTNRLTRQSYPLGIIVNRHGERFLDEGADFRNYTYAKYGREILAQPGSVAWQVFDAALRPALRTEEYDMPGIGVHTADTLEELADAAGIARDGFVATVEGFNASIDRDAPYDPTVKDGRAAHTAPPKSNWASPIETPPFYAFPVTCGITFTFGGVKGDLDGRVLGADGTPIPGLFACGEMLGGLFSGNYPGGSGLAAGMVFGRRTGAAA
- a CDS encoding tripartite tricarboxylate transporter permease, whose protein sequence is MDTFDLLMQGFAAAITPANLLWALLGVTIGTAVGVLPGIGPALTVALLLPITFRLEPSAALILFAGIYSGGMYGGSTTSILLNTPGESASIVSAIEGNKMARAGRAAAALATAAIGSFVAGIVATVGLTLLAPVMAEFAITLGPPEYVALMAIAFISVAALLGPNLLKGAASLVIGLTIGLIGIDVQSGQPRLTFGSDRLLDGLDVVLVVVGLFAIAETLSHVLSGTGRSTVTPVKGRTALSREEFRRSWPAWLRGTALGFPIGALPAGGAEIPTFLSYAAEKRLSKHRGEFGRGAIEGVAGPESANNAAAAGVLVPLLTIGLPTSATAAIILTAFQSYGLQPGPTLFAESGDLVWALIASLFIGNVMLLVLNLPLVKVWARLLMLPSWSIYAAVTVFAALGAFAAGGSPTDIVILAVLGALGMLMRLADIPAAPAVVGLILGPLMEAQLRRAMTLSEGDPAILVSSPLTIGLWIVAALLLIVPPLIGAQLGRRRRRALRAAGASDAEAAQTTPTDSTR
- a CDS encoding tripartite tricarboxylate transporter TctB family protein; this translates as MSESTEPRRTRGRDLPGLTTTNLAAIEKDPPPVSAGAYPAVVSGVASLIIGAIMVIAAVLVVVDALRLPASSDPLGPAAFPLVIGALLGVLGAGLVIANARFGTVLLRTGRSGIERGTVLGRGALLRAALVLLALILFALILPFAGFFVSGAGLYVASALLLGAPRGWHLPITGVLIAGSVVLIFDRLIGLTLPAGPWGF
- a CDS encoding Bug family tripartite tricarboxylate transporter substrate binding protein, encoding MLPTQDQAPPRRGSRWRLIVGALAAVAMIAALALTGITQRSQSASALEDALGGRQLRIMAPADPGGGWDQTSRAVQTALGDIVGRTEVYNVGGAGGTIGLPQFVRHTGEANELMVTGAIMVGAILTNGSEATLDDVDMLARLTTEYLVIAVPADSEIRTMEDLADAMAEDVGSVSIAGGSAGGVEQVLTGLVAEAVGADPREASYVAHSGGGEALTTMLSGRSTAGMSGISELLPYIEDGSMRALAVSSPERVDNLPDVPTLRESGLDIELQNWRGIAAPKGLSESEREALIAMLDEMHGSAAWQEILSDRGWEDAYLTGPELTEFLQKDQETTAQILEQIGLVK
- a CDS encoding cupin domain-containing protein, with product MSVTPIDLAPDADFEGYLHGSPVSFFREQGARPGTGPRLHRHPYGETFLIHAGSALFTVGDEHVVGSANQVLVVPALVAHRFEVLDRGEYIATHIHASDRFITEWLE
- a CDS encoding 2-hydroxyacid dehydrogenase; the protein is MSDSPDTVVLSIPNAELADDVRALIDPSLAIEVIEWDGAREAAPRERIDIVVPPYMGNGDALRALTTVRHRLVQGQSIGYDGVQDALPAGTVFANAASVHETATAELALTLTLAAQRELPRMVRNQDGGVWESFEATGLADKRVVLLGFGGVGKAIADRLLPFEVDLVPVASSARREDGIDVRAIDELPDLLPTADVLLIALPGGSETRHLVDDAALAALPDGALVVNVGRGPIVDTDALVDHVSRGRIRVASDVFDPEPLPEGHPLWSLPGVLIAPHVGGRSGAMRPRVARLIAAQAERMARGEEPVNVVIRT